CACCGAAATAAAAGACAAACATGTGAGCAGCAATAAGATTGACTCCTGCATCTACTAAAGCAGGTACTCCTAAAACAGATAGAATGACATATGCAGACACAGTTGGCATACCCATTCCTAAAATAATCGAAGCAATAGAAATAAAGATTAATAAAATGAATAATTGTCCATTCGCTAATTCAATCATGAATCTGGAAAAATTTAAGCCTAAGCCCGTCAAAGAGACAGCTCCAACGATAATACCTGCAGTTGCACAAGCTGAAATGACAGCTAATGAACCTCTTACTCCATCTTCTAAAGCGGCTAAAATACGAAGCCAATTCATTCTCGTTTCTTTTCGTATCCAGCTTAAAATAATGGTAATAAAAATCGCATAAAAGCCTGCTTTCATTGGACTATATCCAATGATCATGAAGGCGATAATAAAGAAGATTGGTAAAAACATATACCCTTCTTTTACTAATATCTTTTTCGGATCTGGAAGCAGCTCCTTTGGAATGCCAGAAAGCTTTAAGCGCTTGGCATGGAAATACACGATAAATCCTGCAATGAGAAAGTAAATAACGGCTGGAATACATGCATACAAGGCTAGCTTAATATATGGGATGCCGGTAGCTTCAGCCATAATAAATACTGATGCTCCCATTATCGGAGGCATTATTTGTCCACCTTGAGAAGCAACTGCTTCAACGGCAGCTGCAAATTTTTTAGAATACCCAAGCTTTTTCATTAATGGAATTGTAAAGGATCCTGTAATGGCTGCATTGGCTGCACCATTTCCTGTAATCGTTGAAACAAGCGCACTAGCACCGACAGCTGATAAGGCAGGACCTCCTGTTTTATGTCCAAATGTCCCAAAAGCAAAATTTGTAAAAAACTGGCCACCACCTGATTTCATTAAAAATGATCCAAACACGACAAATAATACGAGAATGGTCGAACTGACGTAAATCGGAGAACTGAAAATCCCTAAGGTGCTATTAAACATTTGATCTATCATTTTCCCGTATCTTGCACCTGGATGAGCTAATATACCTGGGAAATATCGACCGAAAAAGATATATATGATAAAAAACAAACCAATTAACATCATTAAGATCCCATTTGTTCTCCTTGTTGCTTCCAGAACTAACGCAATGAGAACCGTCCCGAAAATGATATCATTTGTATTAACGTTCCCTTGCCTGCTTTGAATCACTTCTGCGCCAAATAAAATATAAGCACCAACACAAATGGTTGCGAGAACGAAAAATATATCGACAATCCCAAACCTTTTCCCTTTCCGAAAAGGATACAATAAAAAGATTAGCAACAGAGCCCAGACGACATGGATACTCCTTTGTTCCCATGACGGTAATGTACCAAATCCCGCCGTATATATATGAAAAATCGACATACCGATGGCAATAAGGGAAATGGCGAGCATAAAAAAACGTGACTTATTCCAGCGTTTATGGCGTGAATGCCACACCTGTTCAATATACGTTTGTTTTTCCTCAATGACCGTATCAATTTTCTCTAGTTCAATTTGCGCCTTATTCAACAGTCCCCCCCTCCTTTATAGTGAACTTCCGCCGTCTACTGCTAATATTTGTCCTGTAACAAAGTTACTGGCAGGACTAGCAAAAAATAGTACGGCTCCTTGTAATGAAGTGAAATCACCAATTTTCCCTAACGGATTGCGTTTTTTAATTTCGTCACCTTTTTGCCGCAGCGTGTAATCCGTCATTTTCGTATGGAAAAATCCCGGAGCGATGGCGTTAACATAAATATTGTATTTTGCCCACTTCCTTGCTAAATCTTTCGTAAAATGATGAATCGCTGCTTTACTTGTACTGTAGCCAATCGCATTTAAAATTTCTGGTGGTTCAGCTTTCATTCCCGCCACAGAACCGATGTTTATGATTTTTCCATATTTTTGTTTCATCATCGTCTTTCCTACTTCTTTCGACATGAGAAAAGTGCCCGTTACATTGACATCGATCACTTTTTGCCATGCTTCAAGCGGCATTTCCTCTACCGAAGCTCCCCAAGTTGTTCCACTATTGTTAATTAAAATATCGATTTGACCAAATTCATCGATGACTTGGCTTACAAACTGTTGAACGCTTTCTTCCTTTTGAACAAAACATTGATAACCCTTTGCTTTCGTGCCATATTTAGTCTGAAGTGTTTCAGCTGCTTTTTGACAATTGTCAACTTTTCTTGAACATAAAGCGACTCGACAGCCGCATGCTGCTAATACCTCTGCCATCTGTTTCCCAAGCCCCGTTCCCCCACCCGTAATGACTGCCACATTATTTTGTAGATGAAACAATTTTTCCAGCATCAATCTTTCACTTCCTTCTATTAAACTTCTTCAAGTATTTTTCTAGAGATAATTAATCTTTGGATCTCGTTCGTTCCTTCATATATTTTAGTAATTCTTGCATCGCGGTAATAACGTTCTACCGGATACTCGGCTACATAACCCATGCCGCCATGAACTTGTACGGCTTTATCGGCAACACGATTAAATACTTCTGAGGCAAACAATTTAGCCATTGCTGCTTCTTTGATCACTTTTTTCCCTTCATCCACCATTTTGGCTGCCTTTAACGTTAATGTTCGAGCAGCTTCCGTTTCTGTTGCCATATCGGCAAGCATCCATTGAACCGCTTGAAAATTAGCTATAGGCTTTCCAAACTGAATTCTCTCTTTTGCATAGGTGGCAGAAAGTTCAATTAATTTATCACATGATCCGACCGCTCTTGCCGCTAAGCCAATCCGCCCTTCCGCTAATATTTTCAACGCTGACATATACCCCATACCTACTTCTCCGATGACGTTTTCTTCTGGTACGATACAATTGTCCAAAATGACTTGCGCTGTATAGGATCCTCTTAATCCCATTTTTTTATCTTTTTTCCCTATGATTAATCCAGGAAAATTTCTTTCAACTAAAAAAGCGGTAATGCCACCCTTTGCCCCTTTTGCTTTATCTGTTACCGCAAAAATCGTGAAAACATCGGCGACAGGTGCATTCGTAATAAAATGTTTCGTTCCGTTTAAAACCCAGTGATCCCCCTTCTTTTCCGCTCTTGTGGAAATATTTGTCGCATCAGAACCAGCCCCTGGCTCAGACAGAGCAAAACAAGCAATTTTTTCTCCAGCTGCCATCGCTGGTAAATATTTATTCTTTAAATTTTCAGATCCGAGCTTTACTAATCCGGTACTGCCAATCCCTGTATGCGCACTTATCAAACTGACAAAGCCGTTATGTGTACGTCCGAGCTGTTCGAGTACAATCGCTTTACTTACAGCATTTAAACCTATTCCGCCATATTCTTCTGGTATACTAATTCCAAATAGTCCAAGTTCTTTCGCTTGATCAATTAAATGTTGAGGAATTTTGTCCTCTTCTTCAATTTGCTGCGCATATGGTTCTACTTCTTTATCCACAAATTGTTTCACCATTTGCTTTATTTGTTCGATTTCCTGCATCATAGTTTCAGGCATTTCACTTCCTCCTCAAATTGAATTCATTTATGTAAATGCAATAAGTGTGCCATGATTTTTCCCTTGGCTCTTTTATAAAAGATTGTGGCTTTACTATTGCTTTTCGACTGTCATAGGCAAGTGACACGCTTGCTATGTAAAGCTTTGAAAACAATAATGTTTACGAAAACAGACTTTCCCTTTAATTAAAACAAAGGGTAAACGAAATCATTCATAATTGAATCAAATTTCCTTATTGTCTTACAAAATGTTTAATTCATTTTTTTATCAATTAATAAAATTTTGAATCATCTATAATTTTTTTTTTTTCAAAAAGGCACTTTTCCAAAAGATTGTTGCTTTACTATTGCTTTTCGACTGTCAAAGGCAAGCGATACACTTGCTATGTCACGCTTTGAAAACAACAAAGTTTACGAAAACAGACTAAAAAAAATGCTGATCAGTCATTCATCGACTTATCAGCAGTAAATCTTATTTTTCGAAAATGATACCAACATATCTCACATCTGTTATCGGGAAATACGGAAACAAGATAGCCATATAGTAGCTGAAAAAAATTGCGATCATAAAATAAAGAACAACGTAAAGATCATATTTCGAAAATCCTATTTCGTAATAATAGGTTCTCTTCGTATCACTCGAAAACCTTTTTGCTTCCATGGCAACAGCAATTCGATGGGCACGGCGAATACTTTGCGATAAAAGTGGAATCGAATAAGCTTTTAATTGACTAAAAAAATGCACGATTCCTTTTCTTTGTTTCACACCTCTTACCATCATCGCTTGCCGAATCATTTGAAACTCTTCAAACATAATGGGGATTAAGCGAATACCTGCCATAAAGCTATAAGCAAATTTAGGCTTTAATTTTAACTGCTGCATTAATGAGTAAAATAAAAAAATCGGTCTTGTTGTTAATGAAAAGGTTAATCCTAGAAGGGCAAAGATTAGAGCACGAAATCCTAAATGCAGTCCTCGATAAAAGCTTTCTTCTGTAATATGAATGAATCCCCATTGCCACCATGTCGTCACACCTTTCCCAAAAAAGATCATAGAGGTCGATGTTGAGACAAAAATGAGAATAAACGGAAGTGACAACCATAATACATGTTTCAAAGGATGTCCTGTAAAAAAAGCAAACAAAAGAAAGGAAGCAATCGTATAATTGATTAAAAAATTTATATTGTGAATAAATAAGACACTTATAAATAAAATAAGGAATAGCAATAATTTTAAGCTCGGGTTCATTTTATGAAGCCATGTTTCTTTTATTTCGAGTTCAAAATCCATTGTTCATCCTCCTGTACTGACTCTTTCCGGGAAGTAGTGACGACATCCTTTACAAGTTGGCCATTTTCAATCACCCACATTCTTGTCGCAATATGCTTCGCTATTTGTTGATCATGCGTTACCATGAAAATCGTTGTTCCCTCTTTGCGATAATGTTCCAATAATTCAAGCAGTTGAAATGTGTTGAATGAATCTTGCCCAAAAGTCGGCTCATCTAAAAGGATGATCGGTTGTTTTTTGACGATGGAAGCGGCAACACTTAATCTTCGTTTTTGTCCCATTGAAAGTTGATACGGATGTTGATTTCGATGTTTCTGTAGATGAAATAATTCAAGCATTTCTTCAACTTTCTGTTGAATTTCTTGTTCATTCATCTGTTCAAGTCTTAATGAATACGCTATTTCATCATAAACCGAGTTCGTAACAAATTGAAATTCTGGATTTTGAAAAACAAAAGTAAGTGTATTTGAAAGCTTTTTG
This genomic interval from Bacillus alveayuensis contains the following:
- a CDS encoding TRAP transporter 4TM/12TM fusion protein (product_source=TIGR02123; cath_funfam=1.20.1550.10; cog=COG4666; pfam=PF06808; tigrfam=TIGR02123; transmembrane_helix_parts=Inside_1_37,TMhelix_38_60,Outside_61_69,TMhelix_70_87,Inside_88_91,TMhelix_92_114,Outside_115_123,TMhelix_124_141,Inside_142_147,TMhelix_148_170,Outside_171_189,TMhelix_190_212,Inside_213_280,TMhelix_281_303,Outside_304_317,TMhelix_318_340,Inside_341_359,TMhelix_360_382,Outside_383_386,TMhelix_387_401,Inside_402_421,TMhelix_422_444,Outside_445_453,TMhelix_454_476,Inside_477_482,TMhelix_483_505,Outside_506_508,TMhelix_509_531,Inside_532_542,TMhelix_543_560,Outside_561_574,TMhelix_575_593,Inside_594_613,TMhelix_614_636,Outside_637_655); the encoded protein is MNKAQIELEKIDTVIEEKQTYIEQVWHSRHKRWNKSRFFMLAISLIAIGMSIFHIYTAGFGTLPSWEQRSIHVVWALLLIFLLYPFRKGKRFGIVDIFFVLATICVGAYILFGAEVIQSRQGNVNTNDIIFGTVLIALVLEATRRTNGILMMLIGLFFIIYIFFGRYFPGILAHPGARYGKMIDQMFNSTLGIFSSPIYVSSTILVLFVVFGSFLMKSGGGQFFTNFAFGTFGHKTGGPALSAVGASALVSTITGNGAANAAITGSFTIPLMKKLGYSKKFAAAVEAVASQGGQIMPPIMGASVFIMAEATGIPYIKLALYACIPAVIYFLIAGFIVYFHAKRLKLSGIPKELLPDPKKILVKEGYMFLPIFFIIAFMIIGYSPMKAGFYAIFITIILSWIRKETRMNWLRILAALEDGVRGSLAVISACATAGIIVGAVSLTGLGLNFSRFMIELANGQLFILLIFISIASIILGMGMPTVSAYVILSVLGVPALVDAGVNLIAAHMFVFYFGVLSGLTPPVAITAYTTASIAEAHPNKTALYAIRIGVGGFIIPFIFVYNPELLLQSDNNFKIMTAIVSALFSCYIFSAAIEKYLTTKINHFQRIILFISASILVVPGVMTDIFGFVLFFLVYFWNKKSYYTTNSKEFNITNQ
- a CDS encoding gluconate 5-dehydrogenase (product_source=KO:K00046; cath_funfam=3.40.50.720; cog=COG1028; ko=KO:K00046; pfam=PF13561; superfamily=51735) yields the protein MMLEKLFHLQNNVAVITGGGTGLGKQMAEVLAACGCRVALCSRKVDNCQKAAETLQTKYGTKAKGYQCFVQKEESVQQFVSQVIDEFGQIDILINNSGTTWGASVEEMPLEAWQKVIDVNVTGTFLMSKEVGKTMMKQKYGKIINIGSVAGMKAEPPEILNAIGYSTSKAAIHHFTKDLARKWAKYNIYVNAIAPGFFHTKMTDYTLRQKGDEIKKRNPLGKIGDFTSLQGAVLFFASPASNFVTGQILAVDGGSSL
- a CDS encoding acyl-CoA dehydrogenase (product_source=KO:K06446; cath_funfam=1.10.540.10,1.20.140.10,2.40.110.10; cog=COG1960; ko=KO:K06446; pfam=PF00441,PF02770,PF02771; superfamily=47203,56645): MPETMMQEIEQIKQMVKQFVDKEVEPYAQQIEEEDKIPQHLIDQAKELGLFGISIPEEYGGIGLNAVSKAIVLEQLGRTHNGFVSLISAHTGIGSTGLVKLGSENLKNKYLPAMAAGEKIACFALSEPGAGSDATNISTRAEKKGDHWVLNGTKHFITNAPVADVFTIFAVTDKAKGAKGGITAFLVERNFPGLIIGKKDKKMGLRGSYTAQVILDNCIVPEENVIGEVGMGYMSALKILAEGRIGLAARAVGSCDKLIELSATYAKERIQFGKPIANFQAVQWMLADMATETEAARTLTLKAAKMVDEGKKVIKEAAMAKLFASEVFNRVADKAVQVHGGMGYVAEYPVERYYRDARITKIYEGTNEIQRLIISRKILEEV
- a CDS encoding energy-coupling factor transport system permease protein (product_source=KO:K16785; cog=COG0619; ko=KO:K16785; pfam=PF02361; transmembrane_helix_parts=Inside_1_20,TMhelix_21_52,Outside_53_61,TMhelix_62_84,Inside_85_108,TMhelix_109_131,Outside_132_145,TMhelix_146_164,Inside_165_235,TMhelix_236_258,Outside_259_272); translated protein: MDFELEIKETWLHKMNPSLKLLLFLILFISVLFIHNINFLINYTIASFLLFAFFTGHPLKHVLWLSLPFILIFVSTSTSMIFFGKGVTTWWQWGFIHITEESFYRGLHLGFRALIFALLGLTFSLTTRPIFLFYSLMQQLKLKPKFAYSFMAGIRLIPIMFEEFQMIRQAMMVRGVKQRKGIVHFFSQLKAYSIPLLSQSIRRAHRIAVAMEAKRFSSDTKRTYYYEIGFSKYDLYVVLYFMIAIFFSYYMAILFPYFPITDVRYVGIIFEK